A window of the Polypterus senegalus isolate Bchr_013 chromosome 4, ASM1683550v1, whole genome shotgun sequence genome harbors these coding sequences:
- the LOC120528898 gene encoding uncharacterized protein LOC120528898, with amino-acid sequence MAQAETSEVLRTIRTVFTAIERNILEGSVIDSDTKNLLQNAKHNFDRISSALPENIRVQLRDCFEDLIPRNERYDARNSPPVINNFLATRIKEGQFGMPKVEISKEQLKLLISQGYTGKRIAEHIGCSASYIYKRLKTEGLSPRQKFSSITDNELDEECKRLQASCPNAGSEMMSGMLRARGIHVQRDRLRRTLARLDPIGTAQRWSQTVQRRSYHAVSPNSIWHIDSHMKLIRWGFVVHGAIDGFSRLIPYLSCATNNSSSTVLQTFCRGALQYGLPLRVRSDQGTENVQVAPYECHQRITPWQPYNWTFCP; translated from the exons ATGGCGCAGGCAGAGACTTCTGAAGTTCTTAGGACTATTAGAACTGTGTTCACTGCAATAGAAAGAAATATTCTGGAAGGGTCTGTGATTGATTCTGATACTAAGAATTtattgcaaaatgcaaaacacaacttTGATAGAATTTCATCGGCATTACCAGAAAATATTAGAGTACAATTGAGAGACTGTTTTGAGGATTTGATACCACGAAATGAAAGATATGATGCCAGAAACTCTCCACCAGTTATCAACAACTTTCTTGCTACGCGCATTAAAGAAG GTCAGTTTGGTATGCCAAAAGTTGAAATCTCAAAAGAACAACTGAAGCTTTTAATTTCACAAGGATACACTGGGAAAAGAATTGCAGAACACATAGGATGTTCTGCATCTTATATTTATAAACGCCTGAAAACTGAGGGTCTGTCACCAAGACAGAAATTCAGCAGTATAACAGATAATGAACTGGATGAAGAATGCAAAAGACTACAAGCAAGTTGTCCAAATGCCGGTTCTGAG ATGATGTCAGGAATGCTAAGGGCAAGGGGAATACATGTACAAAGGGACAGACTTCGACGCACATTGGCTAGACTTGACCCAATTGGCACTGCTCAGAGATGGTCACAAACTGTTCAAAGAAGGTCATACCATGCCGTCTCACCTAACAGTATATGGCACATTGACAGTCACATGAAGCTTATAAG GTGGGGCTTTGTTGTACATGGTGCTATCGATGGCTTCTCCCGTCTAATACCTTATTTAAGTTGTGCTACAAACAATTCTTCATCCACGGTGCTACAGACTTTCTGCAGGGGTGCTCTACAGTATGGATTACCATTAAGAGTGAGGTCTGACCAAGGCACAGAAAATGTTCAGGTAGCACCTTATGAATGCCATCAGAGGATTACACCGTGGCAGCCATATAACTGGACTTTCTGTCCATAA